The following DNA comes from Curtobacterium sp. 9128.
GGCGCGCGCTCCTGCGGCACGAGGACGAGCGCGGCGATCAGTGCGATGACCCCGAGCGGGATGTTGACGAGGAAGATCCAGTGCCACGACAGGGTGTCGACGAGCACACCACCGACGAACGGCGCGATGATCGGCGCCGCGAGGGCCGGCCACGTCAGGATCGCGATCGCCGTGACGAGCTGCTCGCGCCCGGCGCTCCGCAGCACGACGAGCCGTCCGACGGGCACCATGAGCGCCCCGCCGATCCCCTGCACGATCCGCCAGATCGTCAGCTCGACCAGTCCGGTCGACAGGGCGCAGAGTCCGGACGCGATCGTGAACACCGCGATGGCGCCCACGAACACCGTGCGCGAGCCGACCCGGTCGGTCAGCCAGCCGCTCACCGGGATGAACACGGCGAGGGTGACCAGGTACGCGGTGATCGCGATGCCGATCGCCGCCGAGTCCACTCCGAGGTCACGACCCATCGCCGGCGCGGCGGTGGCCAGGATGGTGCCGTCGAGGAGCTCCATGAAGAACGTCCCCGCCACGAGCACGGCGACCGCGGTGCTCCCGGTGCGTCGGCGGGCAGGGGGTGCTGTCGATGTCGTCCTCGTCATGTCAGTCCAAATGCTATGCCCGCCACCACCACATGACGTTCTGCAATGTGGAACGGTGGACGTGACGACGTTGTCCGGGCGAGCGCCGCTGGACCAGCGTGGGACCCGTCGAAGGAGGATCGATGCCGACCACCCCCGCCACCGTGACCGCGAAGGGCTCGTGGGAGCCGAGCGCTCCCGCGCCGCACCACGTGCTGCAGGACGCGCACCTGCCCGTGATGACCCTCCGCGAGTCCGCACTGACGAACAACACCGCCGTCATGCAGGCGTACGTCGAGCGGCACGGGCTCCTGTTCGCGCCGCACATGAAGACGCACATGGCGCCGGCACTCGCCCAGCGGCAGATCGACGCCGGCGCGTGGGGCGTCACCCTGGCGTCCGTGCAGCAGGCGATGGTCGCGTGGGAGCACGGGATCCGGCACGTCCTGATCGCGAACGAGGTCCTCGACCCGGCAGGACTCCGCTGGCTCGCATCGCGCCGCGCCGTCGACCCCTCGTCGGACGTGCTCTGCTACGTCGACTCGACCGCCGGGGTCGACGCGGCCGCCGCCGCCGCGTCCTCCGTCGACGGCGAACTCCACGTTCTGGTCGAGGTCGGGTTCCCCGGCGGTCGTACCGGCGCCCGATCGGCGGCGGCAGCGACATCGGTCGCGGGAGCCGCCTCCGATGCCGGTCTCGTCCTCCGCGGGGTCTCCGGGTACGAGGGCGGTCTGCCCGGCGTCGACGAGGCCCGCGCGTACGTGGCCGGCGTCCTCGACGTGGCCGCGGCCGTCCGCCCGCTGGTCGCCGGACCGCGCGCCCTGTTGAGCATGGGCGGCAGCGCCTGGTTCGACGCCGTGAGCGAGGCCGTCGCGGCCCGCCCGGACGACCTCGACGTGCTGCTCCGCTCCGGCGCGTACCTGACCCACGACGACGGCTTCT
Coding sequences within:
- a CDS encoding alanine racemase: MPTTPATVTAKGSWEPSAPAPHHVLQDAHLPVMTLRESALTNNTAVMQAYVERHGLLFAPHMKTHMAPALAQRQIDAGAWGVTLASVQQAMVAWEHGIRHVLIANEVLDPAGLRWLASRRAVDPSSDVLCYVDSTAGVDAAAAAASSVDGELHVLVEVGFPGGRTGARSAAAATSVAGAASDAGLVLRGVSGYEGGLPGVDEARAYVAGVLDVAAAVRPLVAGPRALLSMGGSAWFDAVSEAVAARPDDLDVLLRSGAYLTHDDGFYEERTPFHRHPTEGTLRAAIEVWGRVTSCPEPGLALVAVGKRDISFDEGLPVVRQIRTGGTADATQSVPAPGAVTVTRLDDQHCYLALATGVALTPGDVVLFGISHPCTVFDKWRQVHVIDDDDTVLETIATWF